One window from the genome of Spirosoma rhododendri encodes:
- the sov gene encoding T9SS outer membrane translocon Sov/SprA, whose translation MTHPYFVCNSLTINHFTPGRAKWTLASKRLLLLLIGLLIGAGTGLAQTPPARRGAAGRRQQALTDSARADARRRAQFRADSIKQVNQNRTDSLRALRSANRRPTVNWPDRRATRFSDRPSRSPFILRDPKGVSTDFLLSPDGRVGVSERVRSGVSLSGTPMQNNVQGQTNGVSPGTSMPGTSMPGVATPGSGTAPVVTPGTLPPGEPLPGVVLPPSQFGMPFRPSETIPFSTYNQLQNDRVQRSIWREYGASSDGQNALTGRGLFPKLELPPLVDRLFGGSTVDFKPNGFVTLDFGYLYQFIDNPVIPVRQRRNGNFLFNEQISINFNGKIGERLGILANFDTKAAFNFENALKVNYRPGGGLPALGTGGLPGVPNLPTAPTLPGMNGQLPTPGQFQPQNESIIQGLEVGNISWAVNSQLIPGVQNLFGVKTQLRFGKLNATVVASQQRSRKSEIVIRGGTSNRPFEIRADQYDENRHFFLSQFFRSNYERSLKTLPQVTSGVNVTRVEVYVTNRTNTTETLRNIVGFQDLGEGNPYNTANPNLQPINTRSVAANEANGLYAKLTNNTNAPFRQVDQTTEALTTNFGLTKGTDFDFLRGAKRLTDRDFKLQPELGYISLITPLRNDEVLAVAFEYTYQGRRYKVGELTEDYQSRPVDQVLVLKLLKSATLRNNLQLPMWNLMMKNIYSINTGQISRQGFQLRVIYKDDLTGIDNPNLQEGVLIQNKPLIRVFGLDRLNQQLDAQPDGNFDYVENITINSTLGKVIFPVLEPFGSYLNAQFTNGEENLRAKYVFSQLYRTTLADAQQIADKNKFFLKGAFQSGNGAEVQLPYGVNEQSITVTAGGVPLAPGADYVFESQTGRLRIINESVTNSGREIRIGYEQPDLFQNQIRTLIGTRLDYAISRDISIGLTAMHMKETPAGFLTRVALGNEPVNNTILGINANIRKDLPGLTRLLDKLPNVQTKEMSTIQATGEVAQLLPGTNQRARNESYLDDFEAARTIFDLTRQPTRWRLGSTPQQFSQGSFQNPLESAYNRARMSVYSVDPSLYTPGQVGVASNIDPDEVNKYAYERYFLPQDLFPGRSVRVVNLPESILDVSYFPSERGMYNYNPNLRSDGTLNNDPRQNFGAVTRAIASDIDFDNANIENLTFWLMDPFVQNEAGKIRWSADPSKNVNNDTGGKLVFNLGDVSEDVMKDSRYEFENGYPIDSTNNDPRINGGTDNTAWGRAPRQQFVTNAFQSGGRDQQDIGLDGLGSRVSNGEQQKFSDYLNQVRSRVTDPNALSAILNDPSGDDFKFYLGEEADRERYIVARYKQFMGMENNSPENTTTNQFLTPASTTLPDIEDLNIDNTINDTEAYYEYELGLQPGQLDIGKGYIVDKVTVKPAVQGGEPVTWYQFRIPIREYLRKVGNINGFKSIRFMRMYLTGFSQPVVLRFAQLQMEANQYRKYTGDLNQRGLQEVPEPYDAQFTVSTVNVEENSDTTTTQNQTKYTYTVPPGYVRDRDYTQVNTVELNEQSMRMSVTNLRDGDSRGAFRNTNFNLLFRQSLRMFIHMHNPNNTSGNVSAFVRLGTDYTDNYYEIEVPNLQATRDGVTGDINDENFRLQVWPEANNLDISFEELVNLKAQRNLQLTRRTGLPFSAQSANGRYVITVVGNPDLSAVQSVMIGMRNPKQANDGERAETFTLWVDEMRAYGYDQHAGMAAIAAVNMKLADLGTLTASGRIQTFGFGGVQTRIGDRALETTTEFSVASALSVGKFLPAKWGLQIPLYLNYDHRNITPHFDPLDPDVPLTTSLSTRPESDRGAYNMLVQDNTTRRGYNFSNVRKIKTNPNAKAHFWDVENFALTYAFNDVKRTNILTQEYIQQQNRGGLSYTFAGQPKTFEPFRNKASFEAPYLRWLKDFNLTPLPSLVSLRTDLDRSFIKTQLRNSDLTTDNILPQYEKYFLFNRYYDLTWNLTRSLIVTYHAQANAIIDEPAGDINTQAKRDSMLSSLRRFGRLKNYVQDIRATYRLPLDKIPLLDWMAADAVYAMGYQFQANSYGIADSLNVPFGNILRNNRERGITGRVDLIRLYNKIRYLRFANTPAPIRKNFARNPGDIEEIERGESKILKNFTRALLTVRGINFSYTVQESTILPGFLPTPRFFGLDRNGAPGLGFVLGGQDRSIAYKAADKGWLSPSTVQNTAFQQNLSRNFNARTTLEPFKDFRMQVEWRLTRTDAYQEYFRPASIGGPFETQTPVRNGQFSMSFWSFRTAFTGLRDNNTSPIFDRFAEYRQYFLDRLATTNPDTRGRYDKNSQDVLIPAFFAAYSGQPKEKAQLSPFYSFPLPNWRVDYNGLSGLSLIRNKFSAFTITHSYTSNYSVGNFISNLDYGAAFVNLSVQGYPLASAVNQLGQYVPVFAMSTITMSEKFAPMLGVQFQTKSRVSGRLEYNQSRDVALNLSNAQVAELTNKDLTASIGFTKQNIRVPFRINGAYKKLKNDLTFSMNLTLRDTRAIQRKLDAEQTITAGNVNFQLRPQVSYIVSRRLNLNFYFDRTFNDPLVSNSFRRATTAGGIQVKFNLAE comes from the coding sequence ATGACCCACCCCTACTTCGTTTGTAATTCTCTGACCATTAATCACTTCACCCCTGGTCGGGCGAAGTGGACGCTGGCCAGCAAACGACTGCTATTGTTGTTGATCGGCCTGCTTATCGGTGCGGGAACGGGTCTGGCGCAGACGCCACCCGCCCGCCGGGGAGCCGCCGGGCGTCGGCAACAGGCGCTGACGGATTCGGCCCGCGCCGATGCCCGCCGTCGCGCCCAGTTCCGGGCCGATTCTATCAAACAGGTCAACCAGAACCGCACCGACAGCCTGCGCGCCCTGCGTTCGGCCAACCGCCGACCAACCGTCAACTGGCCCGACCGCCGGGCGACCCGCTTCTCTGACCGACCCTCACGCTCGCCCTTTATCCTGCGTGACCCTAAAGGCGTTTCGACCGACTTCCTGCTCAGCCCCGACGGGCGCGTGGGCGTATCGGAGCGTGTTCGGTCGGGCGTGTCGCTGTCAGGTACGCCCATGCAAAACAACGTGCAGGGGCAAACCAACGGTGTATCGCCGGGCACATCCATGCCGGGCACATCCATGCCGGGCGTCGCTACGCCGGGCAGCGGGACCGCACCTGTTGTGACGCCCGGTACGCTGCCACCGGGCGAACCGCTGCCGGGGGTCGTGCTGCCGCCGTCGCAGTTCGGTATGCCCTTCCGCCCTTCGGAAACAATTCCGTTTTCGACCTACAATCAGCTGCAAAACGACCGGGTACAACGGAGCATCTGGCGTGAATACGGTGCCAGCAGCGATGGGCAGAACGCCCTGACGGGTCGGGGCCTGTTTCCTAAACTCGAACTGCCCCCACTGGTCGACCGGTTGTTTGGCGGCAGCACCGTCGATTTCAAGCCCAACGGCTTCGTTACGCTCGATTTCGGCTACCTCTACCAGTTTATCGACAACCCCGTGATTCCGGTGCGACAGCGTCGGAACGGTAACTTCCTGTTCAACGAGCAGATCAGCATCAACTTCAACGGCAAAATCGGTGAACGGCTGGGCATACTGGCCAACTTCGACACCAAAGCGGCCTTTAACTTCGAGAATGCGCTGAAGGTCAACTACCGGCCCGGTGGCGGCTTGCCCGCTCTGGGAACCGGCGGGTTACCGGGCGTTCCCAACCTGCCCACCGCCCCTACCCTGCCCGGTATGAACGGACAACTACCGACGCCGGGCCAGTTTCAGCCGCAGAACGAAAGCATCATTCAGGGACTGGAAGTGGGCAACATCAGCTGGGCCGTCAACAGTCAGCTGATTCCGGGGGTGCAGAACCTGTTTGGGGTGAAAACACAGCTGCGCTTCGGCAAACTCAACGCCACGGTCGTCGCGTCGCAGCAGCGGTCACGCAAGAGCGAGATCGTCATTCGGGGCGGCACCTCGAACCGGCCGTTTGAAATTCGGGCCGATCAATACGACGAAAACCGGCACTTCTTCCTGTCGCAGTTTTTCCGCAGCAACTACGAACGGTCGCTGAAAACGCTGCCGCAGGTAACGTCGGGCGTAAACGTAACGCGGGTAGAGGTGTACGTGACTAACCGAACCAACACCACCGAAACGCTGCGCAACATCGTCGGTTTTCAGGACCTCGGGGAAGGCAATCCGTATAACACGGCCAACCCCAACCTGCAACCGATCAACACCCGGTCGGTGGCCGCCAACGAAGCCAACGGCCTGTACGCCAAGCTGACCAACAATACCAACGCCCCCTTCCGGCAGGTCGATCAGACGACGGAAGCCCTGACGACAAATTTTGGTCTGACGAAAGGTACTGACTTCGATTTTCTGCGCGGAGCCAAACGCCTGACCGACCGTGATTTTAAACTCCAGCCCGAACTCGGTTATATCTCGCTCATCACCCCGTTGCGCAACGACGAAGTGCTGGCTGTAGCCTTCGAGTACACCTATCAGGGTCGGCGCTACAAAGTCGGTGAGCTGACCGAAGATTACCAGTCGCGCCCGGTCGATCAGGTGTTGGTGTTGAAGCTGCTGAAATCGGCCACGCTGCGCAACAACCTGCAACTGCCGATGTGGAACCTGATGATGAAAAACATCTATTCCATCAACACGGGGCAGATTTCGCGGCAGGGTTTCCAGCTGCGCGTGATCTACAAAGACGACCTGACGGGTATCGACAACCCCAACTTGCAGGAGGGCGTGCTGATTCAGAACAAGCCACTGATTCGGGTATTCGGCCTCGACCGGCTCAACCAGCAACTCGACGCGCAGCCCGACGGTAACTTCGACTACGTCGAGAACATCACCATCAACAGTACGCTCGGCAAGGTTATTTTCCCGGTGCTCGAACCGTTTGGGTCGTACCTGAACGCGCAGTTTACCAACGGTGAAGAAAACCTGCGGGCCAAGTACGTATTCAGCCAGTTGTACCGCACGACACTGGCCGACGCCCAGCAGATTGCCGACAAAAACAAGTTTTTCCTGAAAGGCGCGTTTCAGTCGGGCAACGGGGCCGAAGTGCAGCTACCCTACGGTGTCAACGAGCAGTCGATCACCGTCACGGCGGGGGGTGTTCCGCTGGCACCGGGAGCCGATTACGTCTTTGAAAGTCAGACGGGACGGCTGCGGATCATCAACGAAAGCGTGACCAACTCCGGCCGCGAAATCCGCATTGGCTACGAACAGCCCGACCTGTTTCAGAACCAGATCAGAACCCTGATCGGTACGCGACTCGACTACGCCATCAGCCGCGACATCAGCATCGGCTTGACGGCCATGCACATGAAGGAAACCCCCGCCGGGTTCCTGACCCGTGTGGCGCTGGGCAATGAGCCGGTCAACAACACGATTCTGGGCATCAACGCCAACATCCGCAAAGACCTGCCCGGCCTGACCCGCCTGCTCGACAAGCTGCCCAACGTGCAGACCAAAGAGATGTCGACGATTCAGGCGACGGGCGAAGTGGCGCAGCTGCTGCCGGGCACCAACCAACGCGCCCGCAACGAAAGCTATCTCGACGATTTTGAGGCCGCCCGCACCATCTTCGACCTGACGCGCCAGCCCACGCGGTGGCGGCTGGGCAGCACCCCGCAGCAGTTTTCGCAGGGTTCGTTCCAGAACCCGCTCGAATCGGCCTACAACCGCGCCCGGATGTCGGTTTACTCTGTCGACCCGTCGTTGTACACGCCCGGTCAGGTGGGGGTAGCCTCCAACATCGACCCCGACGAAGTAAACAAGTACGCTTACGAACGCTACTTCCTGCCGCAGGATCTGTTTCCCGGCCGGTCGGTGCGGGTGGTGAACCTGCCCGAAAGTATTCTCGACGTGTCGTACTTTCCCTCGGAGCGGGGCATGTACAATTACAACCCCAACCTGCGCAGCGACGGTACGCTTAACAACGACCCGCGCCAGAACTTCGGCGCGGTAACGCGGGCTATCGCGTCGGACATCGACTTCGACAACGCCAACATCGAGAACCTGACGTTCTGGCTGATGGACCCCTTCGTGCAGAATGAAGCGGGTAAAATCCGGTGGAGTGCCGACCCCAGTAAGAACGTTAATAACGACACGGGGGGCAAGTTGGTCTTCAACCTCGGCGACGTGTCGGAGGACGTGATGAAAGACAGCCGGTACGAGTTTGAAAACGGTTACCCCATCGACAGTACAAACAACGATCCGCGTATCAACGGCGGCACCGACAATACCGCCTGGGGCCGGGCGCCACGTCAGCAGTTCGTTACGAACGCCTTTCAAAGTGGTGGCCGCGATCAGCAGGACATCGGCCTCGACGGATTGGGCAGCCGCGTGAGCAACGGCGAACAGCAGAAATTCAGCGACTACCTCAATCAGGTGCGGTCGCGGGTTACCGACCCGAACGCCCTGTCGGCTATTCTGAACGACCCATCGGGCGACGATTTCAAGTTTTACCTGGGTGAAGAAGCCGACCGGGAGCGGTACATCGTGGCGCGCTATAAGCAGTTCATGGGCATGGAAAACAACTCGCCCGAAAACACCACGACCAACCAGTTCCTGACACCGGCGTCGACCACGCTGCCCGACATCGAAGACCTTAATATCGACAACACCATCAATGACACCGAAGCCTATTACGAGTACGAACTGGGCCTGCAACCTGGTCAGTTAGACATAGGTAAAGGATATATCGTCGATAAGGTAACAGTGAAACCAGCCGTGCAGGGTGGCGAACCCGTTACCTGGTATCAGTTCCGTATTCCGATCCGCGAATACCTGCGCAAGGTGGGCAACATCAACGGCTTCAAGTCGATCCGGTTCATGCGGATGTACCTGACGGGTTTTTCTCAGCCGGTCGTACTACGCTTTGCCCAGTTGCAGATGGAAGCCAACCAGTACCGCAAGTACACCGGCGACCTGAATCAGCGTGGCTTGCAGGAAGTACCCGAACCCTACGACGCCCAGTTTACGGTGTCGACGGTCAACGTGGAAGAAAACAGTGACACTACAACTACACAGAACCAAACCAAGTACACCTACACCGTACCGCCGGGCTACGTCCGCGACCGCGACTATACGCAGGTGAACACGGTGGAGCTGAACGAGCAGTCGATGCGGATGAGCGTGACCAACCTGCGCGACGGTGACTCGCGGGGGGCCTTCCGCAACACCAATTTCAACCTGCTGTTCCGGCAGTCGCTGCGCATGTTTATTCACATGCACAACCCTAATAACACCAGCGGCAATGTCTCGGCGTTTGTGCGGCTCGGTACCGACTATACCGACAACTACTACGAGATCGAAGTACCGAATCTACAGGCCACCCGCGACGGGGTGACGGGCGATATCAACGACGAGAATTTCCGGTTGCAGGTGTGGCCTGAAGCCAACAACCTCGACATTTCGTTTGAGGAACTGGTCAACCTGAAAGCCCAGCGCAACCTGCAACTAACCCGCCGGACCGGTCTGCCGTTTTCGGCGCAGTCGGCCAATGGCCGGTACGTAATTACGGTCGTGGGTAACCCCGACCTGAGTGCGGTGCAGTCGGTGATGATCGGGATGCGTAACCCGAAGCAGGCCAACGACGGCGAACGGGCCGAGACGTTCACGCTGTGGGTCGATGAGATGCGCGCCTACGGCTACGATCAGCACGCGGGTATGGCCGCCATTGCCGCCGTCAACATGAAGCTGGCCGACCTCGGTACGCTCACGGCTTCGGGCCGGATTCAGACGTTTGGTTTTGGCGGTGTGCAGACCCGTATCGGCGACCGCGCCCTCGAAACCACCACCGAGTTCAGCGTGGCCTCGGCCCTGTCGGTGGGCAAGTTTCTGCCGGCTAAGTGGGGGCTACAGATTCCCCTGTATCTCAACTACGACCACCGCAACATAACGCCCCACTTCGACCCGCTCGACCCCGACGTACCGCTGACGACCTCGCTCTCGACACGGCCCGAATCAGACCGGGGGGCGTACAATATGCTGGTGCAGGACAACACCACCCGGCGCGGCTACAACTTCTCCAACGTGCGGAAGATCAAGACAAACCCCAATGCCAAAGCGCACTTCTGGGATGTCGAAAACTTCGCCCTGACCTACGCCTTCAACGACGTCAAACGCACCAACATTCTGACGCAGGAGTACATTCAGCAGCAGAACCGGGGTGGGTTGTCGTACACCTTCGCGGGGCAGCCCAAGACGTTCGAGCCGTTCCGCAACAAAGCGTCGTTCGAAGCCCCGTACCTGCGCTGGCTCAAGGATTTCAACCTGACGCCCCTGCCCTCGCTGGTGTCGCTGCGCACTGATCTGGACCGGAGTTTCATCAAAACGCAGCTCCGTAATTCCGACCTGACGACGGACAATATTCTGCCACAATACGAAAAATACTTCCTGTTCAACCGCTACTACGACCTGACCTGGAACCTGACACGCAGCCTGATCGTGACGTACCACGCCCAGGCCAACGCCATCATCGATGAACCGGCGGGCGACATTAATACCCAGGCCAAGCGCGACTCGATGCTGAGTAGTCTGCGACGCTTCGGACGGCTGAAAAACTACGTGCAGGACATCCGGGCTACCTACCGCCTGCCACTCGACAAGATTCCGCTGCTCGACTGGATGGCGGCCGACGCCGTCTACGCGATGGGCTATCAGTTTCAGGCCAACTCCTACGGTATTGCCGATTCGCTCAACGTGCCGTTTGGCAATATTCTGCGCAACAACCGCGAACGGGGCATTACCGGCCGTGTCGACCTAATCCGGCTGTACAACAAAATCCGGTACCTGCGCTTCGCCAACACCCCCGCACCAATCCGGAAAAACTTCGCCCGCAACCCCGGCGACATCGAAGAGATTGAACGGGGCGAAAGCAAAATCCTGAAAAACTTCACCCGCGCCCTGCTCACTGTTCGCGGCATCAACTTCTCGTATACGGTGCAGGAGTCGACCATTCTGCCGGGCTTCCTGCCGACGCCCCGCTTCTTCGGCCTTGACCGCAACGGCGCGCCGGGCCTGGGCTTCGTGCTGGGTGGACAGGACCGGAGCATCGCCTACAAAGCGGCTGATAAAGGCTGGCTGTCGCCGAGTACGGTGCAGAACACGGCGTTTCAGCAGAACCTGTCGCGCAACTTCAATGCCCGCACCACGCTGGAGCCGTTCAAGGATTTCCGGATGCAGGTTGAATGGCGGCTGACCCGCACCGACGCGTACCAGGAATATTTCCGGCCAGCGTCGATCGGTGGGCCATTCGAAACGCAGACGCCAGTACGCAACGGGCAGTTTTCGATGTCGTTCTGGTCGTTCCGTACCGCCTTCACCGGCCTGCGCGACAACAACACCTCGCCCATTTTCGACCGCTTCGCTGAATACCGTCAATACTTCCTCGACCGGCTGGCGACCACCAACCCCGACACACGCGGACGGTATGACAAGAACTCGCAGGACGTGCTGATTCCGGCATTTTTCGCGGCCTACAGTGGTCAGCCGAAAGAGAAAGCGCAGTTGTCGCCGTTCTACAGTTTCCCGCTGCCCAACTGGCGCGTCGACTACAACGGGCTGTCGGGGCTGTCGCTGATTCGCAACAAGTTCAGCGCATTCACCATCACGCACAGCTACACGTCGAACTACAGCGTGGGTAACTTCATCTCGAACCTCGACTACGGCGCGGCCTTCGTAAACCTGTCGGTGCAGGGCTACCCACTGGCGTCGGCGGTTAATCAGCTCGGTCAGTATGTGCCGGTGTTTGCGATGAGCACGATCACGATGTCGGAGAAATTTGCGCCGATGCTGGGTGTGCAGTTCCAAACCAAGAGCCGGGTGAGTGGGCGGCTCGAATACAACCAAAGCCGCGACGTGGCGCTGAACCTTTCCAACGCGCAGGTGGCCGAACTGACCAACAAAGACCTGACGGCGTCGATCGGATTTACGAAGCAGAACATTCGCGTTCCGTTCCGCATTAACGGGGCTTACAAGAAACTGAAAAACGACCTGACGTTCTCGATG